One part of the Lapillicoccus jejuensis genome encodes these proteins:
- a CDS encoding LacI family DNA-binding transcriptional regulator yields MTVGEVGSRLADIARQAQVSESTVSRVLNDKPGVAESTRAAVLTALDVLGYDRPARLRRTSAGLVGLVVPELTNPIFPAFAQVIETLLARSGYTPVLCTQTAGGIHEDEYVRMLLDRGVAGIVYVSGQHADTTTDPGRYRRLREQGLPIVLVNGWVEGVDAPFISDDDVAAMQMAVTHLADLGHRDIGLAMGPRRYVPSIRKERGYREAMAAVVGRADVDDLVEHAPYTVEGGAAATLRLLERGVTAVVCGSDLMALGAVRAVRSLGMSVPGDVSVVGYDDSTLMSHTDPPMTTVRQSVLAMGEAAVSALLDEIVGHPTPRSELVFRPELVVRGTTGASRRR; encoded by the coding sequence ATGACCGTCGGCGAGGTCGGGTCGCGGCTGGCCGACATCGCCCGCCAGGCGCAGGTCAGCGAGTCGACGGTCAGCCGGGTCCTCAACGACAAGCCCGGCGTGGCCGAGTCGACGCGCGCCGCCGTGCTCACCGCGCTCGACGTGCTCGGCTACGACCGGCCCGCCCGGCTGCGGCGCACCAGCGCCGGGCTGGTCGGCCTCGTCGTCCCCGAGCTGACCAACCCGATCTTCCCGGCCTTCGCGCAGGTCATCGAGACGCTGCTCGCCCGTTCGGGCTACACGCCCGTGCTGTGCACGCAGACGGCGGGCGGGATCCACGAGGACGAGTACGTGCGGATGCTGCTCGACCGCGGCGTCGCCGGGATCGTCTACGTCTCGGGCCAGCACGCCGACACGACGACCGACCCGGGCCGCTACCGCCGGCTGCGCGAGCAGGGGCTGCCGATCGTCCTCGTCAACGGCTGGGTCGAGGGTGTCGACGCCCCGTTCATCTCCGACGACGACGTCGCCGCCATGCAGATGGCCGTCACCCACCTCGCCGACCTCGGCCACCGCGACATCGGCCTGGCCATGGGGCCGCGCCGCTACGTCCCCTCGATCCGCAAGGAGCGCGGCTACCGCGAGGCGATGGCCGCCGTCGTCGGGCGGGCCGACGTCGACGACCTCGTCGAGCACGCGCCGTACACCGTCGAAGGCGGGGCGGCCGCCACCCTGCGGCTGCTCGAGCGCGGGGTCACCGCCGTCGTCTGCGGGTCCGACCTCATGGCCCTCGGGGCGGTCCGGGCGGTGCGCTCGCTCGGGATGTCGGTGCCCGGCGACGTCTCGGTCGTCGGGTACGACGACTCGACCCTCATGAGCCACACCGACCCTCCGATGACGACCGTCCGCCAGTCGGTGCTGGCGATGGGCGAGGCCGCCGTCTCCGCCCTGCTCGACGAGATCGTCGGCCACCCCACCCCCCGCAGCGAGCTGGTCTTCCGGCCCGAGCTCGTCGTCCGCGGCACGACCGGGGCGAGCCGGCGCCGTTGA
- a CDS encoding glycoside hydrolase family 26 protein codes for MRADDPTATGRRRRPAVRWAAAILTGLVALAVLGGSSRPSPDPTPAPWHPVFFGLDVPNARTSTVASVGERLGTRPTVAGLFIRYDSTWTASALRQLAAARLTPFVTLEPWHVSARTGTPDPTDSLAELLTGRFDAALARQARALASSPGPIYLRFAHEMNGDWYPWSMGKNGNTPQEYVAAWRHVHALFARVAPALRVRWVFAPAALGPTRPAADLARLYPGRDVVDALGLTGYEHGGTSPWSTFGPTVDALSALGPQPVLLAEIGVDGAGKATWLRELGGYLRGTARVRGFVYFDTTPATTGATGDYALGRDDLPALRAALREVGPASP; via the coding sequence GTGCGCGCCGACGACCCGACCGCCACCGGTCGTCGGCGGCGACCGGCCGTCCGCTGGGCCGCCGCGATCCTCACGGGGCTGGTGGCGCTGGCCGTCCTCGGTGGCTCGAGCCGCCCGTCGCCCGACCCGACGCCGGCGCCGTGGCACCCCGTCTTCTTCGGCCTCGACGTGCCGAACGCCCGCACCTCCACCGTCGCCTCCGTCGGCGAGCGACTGGGCACGCGCCCCACGGTGGCGGGTCTCTTCATCCGCTACGACTCGACCTGGACGGCTTCGGCGCTGCGGCAGCTGGCCGCGGCGCGGCTCACCCCCTTCGTCACCCTCGAGCCGTGGCACGTGTCCGCGCGGACCGGCACGCCGGACCCCACCGACTCGCTCGCCGAGCTGCTGACGGGCCGCTTCGACGCCGCGCTCGCCCGGCAGGCGAGGGCGCTGGCGTCGTCCCCCGGCCCGATCTACCTGCGCTTCGCCCACGAGATGAACGGCGACTGGTACCCGTGGTCGATGGGCAAGAACGGCAACACCCCGCAGGAGTACGTCGCCGCGTGGCGCCACGTGCACGCGCTGTTCGCCCGGGTCGCGCCGGCGCTGCGGGTGCGCTGGGTGTTCGCCCCGGCGGCGCTCGGTCCGACCCGACCGGCGGCGGACCTCGCGCGGCTCTACCCCGGCCGCGACGTCGTCGACGCGCTCGGGCTCACCGGCTACGAGCACGGCGGCACGTCGCCGTGGTCGACCTTCGGCCCGACCGTCGACGCGCTCTCGGCGCTCGGCCCGCAGCCGGTGCTGCTGGCCGAGATCGGGGTCGACGGGGCGGGCAAGGCCACCTGGCTGCGCGAGCTGGGGGGCTACCTGCGCGGCACCGCCCGGGTGCGCGGCTTCGTCTACTTCGACACGACCCCGGCGACGACCGGGGCGACCGGCGACTACGCCCTGGGCCGCGACGACCTGCCGGCCCTCCGGGCCGCCCTGCGCGAGGTCGGTCCGGCGTCCCCCTGA
- the otsB gene encoding trehalose-phosphatase has translation MSDVGALGDPALEDALTGLARRRTVLVASDLDGALAEFTRDPADTVPAPGAMLALRGLARLPGTSVAVVSGRDAATLAELTGVRPGDPVALVGSHGAESSVAGVTAQRLDDGQRALLDELTTTVAELIERHRGARLERKRAAVAVHTRGLSDDAEQAALEEAVGLGEGRDDVRVLRGKSVVELSVSHADKGSALLALARVVGAESVFYSGDDVTDEDAFRVLPAADGHVTVKVGDGGTAAEHRVPSVGALVVVVRRLLALRSDLAPGAR, from the coding sequence GTGAGCGACGTCGGCGCCCTCGGCGACCCGGCGCTGGAGGACGCGCTGACCGGGCTCGCCCGCCGCCGGACGGTGCTCGTCGCGTCCGACCTCGACGGGGCCCTGGCGGAGTTCACCCGCGACCCGGCCGACACCGTGCCCGCCCCGGGGGCGATGCTCGCCCTGCGCGGCCTGGCCCGCCTGCCCGGGACGTCGGTGGCCGTCGTCTCCGGCCGCGACGCCGCGACGCTGGCCGAGCTGACGGGGGTGCGCCCGGGTGACCCGGTCGCGCTCGTCGGCAGCCACGGCGCCGAGTCGAGCGTGGCCGGGGTGACCGCGCAGCGGCTCGACGACGGGCAGCGCGCCCTCCTCGACGAGCTGACGACGACCGTCGCCGAGCTGATCGAGCGGCACCGCGGAGCGCGCCTGGAGCGCAAGCGCGCGGCGGTGGCCGTGCACACCCGCGGGCTGTCCGACGACGCCGAGCAGGCCGCCCTCGAGGAGGCGGTGGGGCTCGGCGAGGGCCGCGACGACGTCCGCGTCCTGCGGGGGAAGTCGGTCGTGGAGCTGTCGGTGTCCCACGCGGACAAGGGTTCCGCGCTGCTGGCCCTCGCCCGGGTGGTCGGCGCCGAGTCCGTCTTCTACAGCGGCGACGACGTCACCGACGAGGACGCCTTCCGGGTGCTGCCCGCCGCCGACGGCCACGTGACGGTCAAGGTCGGGGACGGCGGCACCGCCGCCGAGCACCGCGTGCCGTCCGTCGGCGCGCTCGTCGTCGTCGTCCGGCGGCTGCTGGCCCTGCGCAGCGACCTCGCCCCGGGCGCCCGCTGA
- a CDS encoding alpha,alpha-trehalose-phosphate synthase (UDP-forming): MTRRYDLVIAANRLPVDRVVAADGSTSWGRSPGGLVTAMDSVMRGRDGAWVGWAGDPGEAPEPFTEAGMYLRPVPLSEEEVAHYYEGMSNDTLWPIYHDVIVQASFHREWWRAYTTVNRRFAEAAAEVADDGATVWVQDYQLQLVPAMLRELRPDLRIGWFDHIPFPPVELFAQLPWRRPILEGLIGADFLGFQRVADAQNFVRACRQLLRAQTRKDTVTVHRPDGGTHTVRAAAIPISIDFRGLEELARSESVRQRAAELRHQLGDPEVLMLGVDRLDYTKGIRHRLKAYEELLQDGAIAPPQVTLVQVATPSRERVDSYRELRTQIETTVGRINGDHGAIGSPAVHYIHHTQPLEEMAALYLAADVALVTPLRDGMNLVAKEYVTCRWDNGGALVLSEFTGAYHELHQAFVCNPHDVEGLKQTILKAIHTPSKDKARIMRALRRRVADHDVQRWAQRFLDALAAAPGAPQRSARQDAEDEASQEARWAADERRGPRRRTTSSTPAGADRGQR, translated from the coding sequence GTGACCCGGCGGTACGACCTCGTCATCGCAGCCAACCGACTCCCCGTCGACCGCGTCGTCGCGGCGGACGGGTCGACGTCGTGGGGCCGCAGCCCGGGGGGCCTGGTCACCGCCATGGACTCCGTCATGCGCGGCCGCGACGGCGCGTGGGTGGGCTGGGCCGGCGACCCGGGCGAGGCGCCGGAGCCCTTCACCGAGGCCGGGATGTACCTGCGACCGGTGCCCCTCAGCGAGGAGGAGGTCGCCCACTACTACGAGGGCATGAGCAACGACACCCTCTGGCCGATCTACCACGACGTCATCGTCCAGGCCTCGTTCCACCGCGAGTGGTGGCGGGCCTACACCACGGTCAACCGCCGCTTCGCCGAGGCCGCCGCCGAGGTCGCCGACGATGGCGCGACGGTGTGGGTGCAGGACTACCAGCTCCAGCTCGTGCCGGCGATGCTGCGCGAGCTGCGGCCCGACCTGCGGATCGGCTGGTTCGACCACATCCCCTTCCCCCCGGTCGAGCTGTTCGCCCAGCTGCCGTGGCGGCGGCCGATCCTCGAGGGCCTCATCGGCGCCGACTTCCTCGGCTTCCAGCGCGTCGCCGACGCCCAGAACTTCGTCCGGGCCTGCCGCCAGCTGCTGCGCGCGCAGACCCGCAAGGACACCGTGACGGTGCACCGCCCCGACGGCGGCACGCACACCGTGCGGGCGGCGGCCATCCCCATCTCGATCGACTTCCGCGGCCTCGAGGAGCTGGCCCGCTCCGAGTCGGTGCGACAGCGCGCGGCCGAGCTGCGCCACCAGCTCGGCGACCCCGAGGTGCTCATGCTCGGTGTCGACCGGCTCGACTACACCAAGGGGATCCGGCACCGGCTCAAGGCGTACGAGGAGCTGCTCCAGGACGGGGCGATCGCCCCGCCGCAGGTGACCCTCGTCCAGGTCGCGACCCCGAGCCGCGAGCGCGTCGACTCCTACCGCGAGCTGCGCACCCAGATCGAGACGACGGTCGGGCGGATCAACGGCGACCACGGCGCGATCGGGTCGCCGGCGGTCCACTACATCCACCACACGCAGCCGCTGGAGGAGATGGCGGCGCTCTACCTCGCCGCCGACGTCGCGCTCGTCACGCCGCTGCGCGACGGGATGAACCTCGTCGCCAAGGAGTACGTCACCTGCCGCTGGGACAACGGCGGCGCCCTCGTGCTGTCGGAGTTCACCGGCGCCTACCACGAGCTGCACCAGGCCTTCGTCTGCAACCCGCACGACGTCGAGGGCCTCAAGCAGACCATCCTCAAGGCGATCCACACGCCCTCCAAGGACAAGGCCCGGATCATGCGCGCCCTGCGCCGGCGGGTCGCCGACCACGACGTCCAGCGCTGGGCGCAGCGTTTCCTCGACGCCCTCGCCGCCGCCCCGGGGGCCCCGCAGCGGTCCGCGCGTCAGGACGCGGAGGACGAGGCCAGCCAGGAGGCGCGCTGGGCGGCGGACGAGCGCCGCGGCCCCCGACGCCGTACGACGTCCTCGACGCCGGCCGGCGCCGACCGGGGGCAGCGGTGA
- a CDS encoding CBS domain-containing protein, with protein sequence MKISDVLRNKGDGVVTVGPDETVARLLEVLAEHGIGAVVVSGDGRAVDGIVSERDVVRHLHRDGVGVVDGPVSAIMTRDVATAESDEELEALARTMTERRIRHVPVTVDGVLHSIVSIGDVVKLRIDTLQSERDQLVGYIQQ encoded by the coding sequence ATGAAGATCTCAGACGTGCTGCGCAACAAGGGTGACGGCGTCGTGACGGTCGGTCCGGACGAGACGGTCGCGCGACTCCTCGAGGTCCTCGCCGAGCACGGCATCGGCGCGGTGGTGGTCAGCGGCGACGGCCGCGCCGTCGACGGCATCGTCAGCGAGCGCGACGTCGTCCGGCACCTGCACCGTGACGGCGTCGGCGTCGTCGACGGCCCCGTCTCGGCGATCATGACCCGCGACGTGGCGACCGCGGAGAGCGACGAGGAGCTGGAGGCGCTCGCCCGGACGATGACGGAGCGGCGGATCCGCCACGTGCCGGTCACCGTCGACGGCGTGCTCCACTCGATCGTCAGCATCGGCGACGTCGTCAAGCTGCGGATCGACACGCTGCAGTCCGAGCGCGACCAGCTCGTCGG